One Lagenorhynchus albirostris chromosome 8, mLagAlb1.1, whole genome shotgun sequence genomic region harbors:
- the ARHGEF5 gene encoding rho guanine nucleotide exchange factor 5 isoform X3, with protein sequence MEAEGPQHGAATPIPARVEFSTILAAPMRSRQTPALGPEAEEGADPPYQWAERHGLLETQQRHARDVNDCATESMTSFPVEASADVETDQESLMAGACDTPEHQEAGPQCPADRQARPPAPPELWACPSQGEYLDTASIAGELGSSVEVEFKPELPPLILETGQAEGEEGTSPDTSAQTRCGPCCEEHPAETNQPQDSESGPTRRESPEREGAVCHQKAEELEGRGLQGEGTLREDVCSDGLSGEQMGEQVSGTEEEQRQKRQQIQDDVMLAEQGEGKGYSGELGGLSSGGRDWRAHGHRDLEQGEQESGELTGPEESNVDAQYEENESLVGKSVKVAGKQEDQGLQGKAMPVEGQEEKAGSSEDVGSGRGDALGAGGEERHTEEGGERDAPATLALVAPEVSSPHDLFPDACCPTARIPGTQTEPRTEEPSPAPLTPTLELVGRSQQLISLPHSFPAVESPDQETAQCNPRVGSELGEGTASSRGEEGVSVTPPRTAASAPPSPPEVSPGMTASSSFPRREPWVAACSPETSGASRPTDSPSPCGASESPAAALHGLASAGQASPQGPPGNRTGAAQHRRGHSFPGSHGTEPTPDLAGVSLSFSHSELPQRPPKAAIYGSVIPRRARKGGRDCTIIPGSSSSLPAPGQDSQGLTSNSARPGSPQSSQPWASTHPSAFAPGSPAHGPSPPTVSVDEGTREPPPPPAPEKRRVRSTVEGDGPRSAVVPTQRRYSHPPLALGLGLHGHPKGPLPLVPDPLVARQHRPLPSTLDTPDHTQTSFSPRQRYNKPLPLTPDLSQPHPAPVSSLRSSRIYRPLPPLPVANPPTEPPPLPPKSRERSRLTQGGLGDSGGQARTRPVCQERTISTPHSVGRVSWPPATGRSTDSSSPASRSKSEVTPGMAFSNMTALVSPPFLTAPWTLEVQGPTSEEPEVPARRSFRRIFPQEGANGLRRSDLGRTRQPEKPSHPHLEKASSWPHRRDSGRPAEGSSGQVGVPSEGSSKHKDWHRQGLRRPSILPEGPKGGPAVEKSPSLSDAIVLREKKPKEVMGGFSRRCSKLINSSQLLYQEYSDVFLNKEIQSQQRLDSLTEAPGPASPRQPRKALVSSESYLKRLSMASSGSLWQEIPVVRNSTVLLSMTHEDQKLQEAKFELIVSEASYLRSLHIAVDHFQHSEQLRATLSNQYHQWLFSRLQDVRDVSTMFLSDLEENFEGNIFTFQVCDVVLSHAPNFRRVYLPYVTNQTYQERTFQSLLSSNSSFREVLEKLESDPICQRLSLKSFLILPFQRITRLKLLLQNILKRTQPGSSEEAEATKAHHALEELIRDCNNNVQQMRRTEELIYLSQKIEFECRIFPLISQSRWLVKSGELTALEFSVSPGLRRKLSARPVHLHLFNDCLLLSRPREGSRFLVFDHAPFSSVRGEKCEMKLHGPHKNLFRLFLRDNAQGSQAEFLFRTETQSEKLRWISALAMPREELDLLECYESPQVQCLRAYKPRENDELALEKADVVMVTQQSSDAASLRFPQASGLMSPQDPMLIGRSVEHGAVLEDESELEEPRLQGEGDTS encoded by the exons ATGGAAGCTGAGGGGCCCCAACACGGAGCGGCGACCCCCATTCCTGCCAGAGTGGAGTTCAGTACTATCCTGGCAGCTCCCATGAGAAGCAGGCAGACCCCTGCCTTGGGGCCTGAAGCTGAAGAGGGCGCGGACCCACCCTATCAGTGGGCGGAGAGACACGGACTCTTGGAGACCCAGCAGAGACATGCAAGGGATGTGAATGACTGTGCGACTGAGAGCATGACCTCTTTTCCCGTCGAAGCCTCTGCAGATGTGGAGACCGACCAGGAAAGCCTGATGGCTGGGGCCTGTGACACCCCAGAGCATCAGGAGGCAGGGCCCCAGTGCCCAGCAGATAGACAGGCAAGGCCGCCAGCTCCCCCGGAGCTCTGGGCCTGCCCCAGCCAGGGTGAATATCTAGACACGGCCTCAATAGCCGGTGAACTGGGTAGCAGCGTGGAGGTGGAATTCAAACCAGAGCTCCCTCCTTTGATATTGGAAACCGGACAAGCCgaaggagaggagggaacttCCCCAGACACCTCTGCCCAGACCAGATGTGGGCCTTGCTGTGAAGAGCACCCTGCGGAGACCAACCAGCCGCAGGACTCGGAAAGTGGACCTACCAGGCGGGAAAGTCCAGAGAGAGAAGGGGCCGTGTGTCACCAGAAGGCCGAGGAGCTGGAGGGACGGGGACTTCAGGGGGAGGGGACTCTGCGGGAGGATGTTTGCTCTGATGGGCTTTCGGGGGAGCAGATGGGAGAGCAGGTTAGCGGAACAGAGGAAGAACAGAGACAAAAACGGCAGCAGATTCAAGACGATGTGATGCTCGCAGAGCAAGGAGAAGGCAAGGGCTATAGTGGGGAACTGGGAGGTCTGAGCTCTGGTGGGCGGGACTGGAGGGCTCACGGCCACAGGGATCTAGAACAAGGGGAACAGGAGAGCGGGGAGTTGACGGGGCCAGAGGAGAGTAACGTGGATGCCCAGTATGAGGAGAATGAAAGCTTAGTGGGGAAATCAGTGAAAGTCGCTGGAAAGCAAGAAGATCAGGGTCTACAGGGGAAAGCGATGCCAGTagaggggcaggaggagaaggCAGGGTCAAGCGAGGACGTGGGCAGTGGGCGTGGGGAcgccctgggggcagggggagaagagaggcatacagaggaaggaggagagcgTGATGCTCCTGCCACACTGGCTCTGGTAGCCCCTGAGGTCTCTTCTCCCCATGACTTGTTTCCAGATGCCTGTTGTCCCACAGCCAGGATCCCCGGGACCCAGACAGAGCCTAGGACTGAGGAACCGTCCCCTGCACCTCTGACTCCTACCCTGGAGCTAGTAGGACGGTCCCAGCAGCTCATTTCTTTACCTCATTCCTTTCCTGCCGTGGAGTCGCCTGACCAAGAAACAGCTCAGTGCAACCCGCGAGTGGGCtctgagctgggggaggggacagcatCCAGccggggggaggagggggtctCTGTGACCCCTCCAAGGACAGCAGCGTcagcccctcccagccctcctGAAGTCTCCCCCGGCATGACTGCCTCATCCTCCTTCCCCAGGAGGGAGCCCTGGGTTGCTGCATGTTCTCCAGAAACCTCCGGAGCTTCTCGACCCACCGACAGCCCATCTCCCTGTGGGGCTTCTGAGAGCCCTGCAGCTGCCCTCCACGGCCTCGCCTCAGCAGGCCAGGCCAGCCCTCAGGGTCCCCCAGGCAACCGCACCGGGGCGGCCCAGCACCGGAGGGGCCACTCCTTCCCGGGCTCTCATGGGACAGAACCGACTCCGGACCTGGCGGGAGTATCACTCTCCTTCTCCCACTCAGAGTTGCCCCAGAGACCCCCCAAAGCTGCCATCTATGGCTCTGTGATCCCAAGAAGGGCCAGGAAAGGCGGAAGGGACTGTACCATCATTCCGGGATCCTCGAGTTCGCTACCCGCTCCAGGGCAGGACTCTCAAGGATTGACCTCAAACTCAGCAAGGCCTGGCAGCCCCCAAAGCAGCCAGCCGTGGGCCTCCACACACCCCTCGGCGTTTGCCCCAGGATCTCCTGCCCATGGCCCTTCCCCACCCACTGTCTCCGTAGATGAGGGGACCCGTGAGCCTccaccccctcctgccccagagAAGAGGCGCGTCCGCTCTACGGTGGAGGGAGATGGCCCTCGCTCTGCCGTGGTCCCCACGCAGAGACGGTATAGCCATCCTCCGCTGGCCCTAGGTTTAGGGCTGCACGGCCACCCCAAAGGCCCACTGCCCCTAGTTCCTGACCCCCTTGTGGCAAGGCAGCACCGACCCCTGCCCTCTACCCTGGACACCCCCGACCATACTCAGACCTCTTTCTCTCCCAGGCAAAGATACAACAAGCCATTACCCCTAACTCCCGATTTGTCTCAGCCACACCCTGCTCCTGTTTCTTCTTTGAGGAGCTCCAGGATCTACaggcctctccctcctctccctgttgCGAACCCTCCTACTGAACCACCACCGTTACCCCCAAAGTCCAGGGAGAGGAGCAGGCTCACCCAGGGGGGACTCGGAGATTCAGGGGGTCAGGCCAGGACCAGGCCAGTTTGTCAAGAGCGGACCATCTCCACTCCCCATTCTGTGGGACGTGTCTCCTGGCCTCCGGCCACGGGCAGATCGACAGACTCTTCGTCTCCCGCCAGTAGGAGTAAGAGTGAAGTGACCCCTGGCATGGCTTTCAGTAACATGACAGCTCTTGTAAGTCCCCCTTTCCTGACCGCCCCCTGGACTCTGGAGGTCCAGGGACCCACCTCGGAAGAGCCTGAGGTCCCTGCCAGAAGATCTTTCAGAAGGATCTTCCCCCAGGAAGGAGCCAATGGCCTGAGGAGGTCGGATCTAGGGCGAACAAGGCAGCCAGAGAAGCCCAGCCATCCCCATCTGGAGAAGGCGTCCAGCTGGCCTCACAGACGGGACTCAGGGAGACCAGCGGAGGGCAGCAGTGGACAGGTGGGGGTCCCTAGTGAGGGGTCGAGTAAGCACAAGGACTGGCACCGGCAGGGCCTGCGCAGACCCTCCATCCTACCCGAGGGCCCTAAAG GAGGTCCAGCCGTGGAAAAATCCCCTAGCCTTTCAGATGCCATTGTTTTGCG GGAGAAGAAGCCAAAGGAGGTGATGGGAGGCTTTTCAAGACGTTGCTCCAAGCTCATCAATTCCT CTCAGCTGCTTTACCAGGAGTACAGCGATGTGTTTCTGAACAAGGAGATCCAGAGCCAGCAGCGGCTGGACAGCCTGACAGAGGCACCGGGGCCCGCCTCCCCCCGGCAGCCCCGAAAGGCCTTGGTGTCCTCGGAGTCCTACCTGAAACGCCTCTCCATGGCCTCCAGTGGCTCCCTCTGGCAGGAAATCCCCGTGGTGCGCAATAGCACTGTGCTGCTCTCCATGACCCACGAAGACCAGAAACTCCAGGAG GCCAAATTTGAGCTGATTGTGTCCGAGGCCTCCTACCTGCGCAGTCTACATATAGCCGTGGATCATTTCCAACATTCAGAGCAGCTCCGGGCCACCCTTTCCAACCAGTATCATCAATGGCTCTTCTCTCGTTTACAGGATGTGCGTGACGTCAGCACCAT GTTCCTTTCAGACCTGGAAGAGAACTTTGAGGGCAACATCTTCACCTTCCAAGTGTGTGATGTGGTTCTGAGCCATGCCCCCAACTTCCGCCGGGTCTACCTGCCTTATGTCACCAACCAGACCTACCAGGAACGCACCTTCCAAAGCCTGCT GAGTAGCAACAGCAGTTTCCGAGAGGTCCTGGAGAAGCTGGAGAGTGACCCCATCTGCCAACGCCTTTCcctcaagtcctttctcattCTGCCCTTCCAGCGCATCACCCGTCTCAAGCTACTGCTCCAG AACATTCTGAAGAGAACACAGCCTGGCTCCTCGGAGGAAGCAGAGGCCACGAAGGCACACCACGCCCTGGAGGAG CTGATCCGAGACTGCAATAATAACGTCCAGCAGATGCGACGGACGGAGGAGCTGATCTACCTGAGCCAGAAGATCGAGTTTGAGTGCAGA ATATTCCCGCTCATTTCACAGTCACGCTGGCTGGTGAAGAGCGGGGAGCTGACGGCCCTGGAGTTCAGTGTCTCCCCAGGGCTGCGGAGGAAGCTGAGCGCACGCCCAGTCCACCTGCACCTCTTCAATGACTGTCTGCTGCTGTCTCGGCCCCGAGA GGGTAGCCGCTTCCTGGTATTTGACCACGCTCCCTTCTCCTCCGTCCGAGGGGAAAAGTGTGAAATGAAGCTGCATGGACCTCACAAAAACCTCTTCCGACTCTTCCTGCGGGACAACGCACAGGGCTCCCAGGCTGAGTTCCTCTTCCGCACCGAGACTCA aagtGAAAAGCTTCGCTGGATCTCAGCCTTGGCCATGCCAAGAGAGGAGTTGGACCTTCTGGAGTGTTATG AGTCCCCACAAGTACAGTGCCTTCGAGCCTACAAACCCCGAGAGAATGATGAGTTGGCACTAGAGAAGGCAGACGTGGTGATGGTGACTCAGCAAAGCAGTGATG
- the ARHGEF5 gene encoding rho guanine nucleotide exchange factor 5 isoform X4, translating to MEAEGPQHGAATPIPARVEFSTILAAPMRSRQTPALGPEAEEGADPPYQWAERHGLLETQQRHARDVNDCATESMTSFPVEASADVETDQESLMAGACDTPEHQEAGPQCPADRQARPPAPPELWACPSQGEYLDTASIAGELGSSVEVEFKPELPPLILETGQAEGEEGTSPDTSAQTRCGPCCEEHPAETNQPQDSESGPTRRESPEREGAVCHQKAEELEGRGLQGEGTLREDVCSDGLSGEQMGEQVSGTEEEQRQKRQQIQDDVMLAEQGEGKGYSGELGGLSSGGRDWRAHGHRDLEQGEQESGELTGPEESNVDAQYEENESLVGKSVKVAGKQEDQGLQGKAMPVEGQEEKAGSSEDVGSGRGDALGAGGEERHTEEGGERDAPATLALVAPEVSSPHDLFPDACCPTARIPGTQTEPRTEEPSPAPLTPTLELVGRSQQLISLPHSFPAVESPDQETAQCNPRVGSELGEGTASSRGEEGVSVTPPRTAASAPPSPPEVSPGMTASSSFPRREPWVAACSPETSGASRPTDSPSPCGASESPAAALHGLASAGQASPQGPPGNRTGAAQHRRGHSFPGSHGTEPTPDLAGVSLSFSHSELPQRPPKAAIYGSVIPRRARKGGRDCTIIPGSSSSLPAPGQDSQGLTSNSARPGSPQSSQPWASTHPSAFAPGSPAHGPSPPTVSVDEGTREPPPPPAPEKRRVRSTVEGDGPRSAVVPTQRRYSHPPLALGLGLHGHPKGPLPLVPDPLVARQHRPLPSTLDTPDHTQTSFSPRQRYNKPLPLTPDLSQPHPAPVSSLRSSRIYRPLPPLPVANPPTEPPPLPPKSRERSRLTQGGLGDSGGQARTRPVCQERTISTPHSVGRVSWPPATGRSTDSSSPASRSKSEVTPGMAFSNMTALVSPPFLTAPWTLEVQGPTSEEPEVPARRSFRRIFPQEGANGLRRSDLGRTRQPEKPSHPHLEKASSWPHRRDSGRPAEGSSGQVGVPSEGSSKHKDWHRQGLRRPSILPEGPKGGPAVEKSPSLSDAIVLREKKPKEVMGGFSRRCSKLINSSQLLYQEYSDVFLNKEIQSQQRLDSLTEAPGPASPRQPRKALVSSESYLKRLSMASSGSLWQEIPVVRNSTVLLSMTHEDQKLQEAKFELIVSEASYLRSLHIAVDHFQHSEQLRATLSNQYHQWLFSRLQDVRDVSTMFLSDLEENFEGNIFTFQVCDVVLSHAPNFRRVYLPYVTNQTYQERTFQSLLSSNSSFREVLEKLESDPICQRLSLKSFLILPFQRITRLKLLLQNILKRTQPGSSEEAEATKAHHALEELIRDCNNNVQQMRRTEELIYLSQKIEFECRIFPLISQSRWLVKSGELTALEFSVSPGLRRKLSARPVHLHLFNDCLLLSRPREGSRFLVFDHAPFSSVRGEKCEMKLHGPHKNLFRLFLRDNAQGSQAEFLFRTETQSEKLRWISALAMPREELDLLECYESPQVQCLRAYKPRENDELALEKADVVMVTQQSSDGCLSQLKNITLCLFFSY from the exons ATGGAAGCTGAGGGGCCCCAACACGGAGCGGCGACCCCCATTCCTGCCAGAGTGGAGTTCAGTACTATCCTGGCAGCTCCCATGAGAAGCAGGCAGACCCCTGCCTTGGGGCCTGAAGCTGAAGAGGGCGCGGACCCACCCTATCAGTGGGCGGAGAGACACGGACTCTTGGAGACCCAGCAGAGACATGCAAGGGATGTGAATGACTGTGCGACTGAGAGCATGACCTCTTTTCCCGTCGAAGCCTCTGCAGATGTGGAGACCGACCAGGAAAGCCTGATGGCTGGGGCCTGTGACACCCCAGAGCATCAGGAGGCAGGGCCCCAGTGCCCAGCAGATAGACAGGCAAGGCCGCCAGCTCCCCCGGAGCTCTGGGCCTGCCCCAGCCAGGGTGAATATCTAGACACGGCCTCAATAGCCGGTGAACTGGGTAGCAGCGTGGAGGTGGAATTCAAACCAGAGCTCCCTCCTTTGATATTGGAAACCGGACAAGCCgaaggagaggagggaacttCCCCAGACACCTCTGCCCAGACCAGATGTGGGCCTTGCTGTGAAGAGCACCCTGCGGAGACCAACCAGCCGCAGGACTCGGAAAGTGGACCTACCAGGCGGGAAAGTCCAGAGAGAGAAGGGGCCGTGTGTCACCAGAAGGCCGAGGAGCTGGAGGGACGGGGACTTCAGGGGGAGGGGACTCTGCGGGAGGATGTTTGCTCTGATGGGCTTTCGGGGGAGCAGATGGGAGAGCAGGTTAGCGGAACAGAGGAAGAACAGAGACAAAAACGGCAGCAGATTCAAGACGATGTGATGCTCGCAGAGCAAGGAGAAGGCAAGGGCTATAGTGGGGAACTGGGAGGTCTGAGCTCTGGTGGGCGGGACTGGAGGGCTCACGGCCACAGGGATCTAGAACAAGGGGAACAGGAGAGCGGGGAGTTGACGGGGCCAGAGGAGAGTAACGTGGATGCCCAGTATGAGGAGAATGAAAGCTTAGTGGGGAAATCAGTGAAAGTCGCTGGAAAGCAAGAAGATCAGGGTCTACAGGGGAAAGCGATGCCAGTagaggggcaggaggagaaggCAGGGTCAAGCGAGGACGTGGGCAGTGGGCGTGGGGAcgccctgggggcagggggagaagagaggcatacagaggaaggaggagagcgTGATGCTCCTGCCACACTGGCTCTGGTAGCCCCTGAGGTCTCTTCTCCCCATGACTTGTTTCCAGATGCCTGTTGTCCCACAGCCAGGATCCCCGGGACCCAGACAGAGCCTAGGACTGAGGAACCGTCCCCTGCACCTCTGACTCCTACCCTGGAGCTAGTAGGACGGTCCCAGCAGCTCATTTCTTTACCTCATTCCTTTCCTGCCGTGGAGTCGCCTGACCAAGAAACAGCTCAGTGCAACCCGCGAGTGGGCtctgagctgggggaggggacagcatCCAGccggggggaggagggggtctCTGTGACCCCTCCAAGGACAGCAGCGTcagcccctcccagccctcctGAAGTCTCCCCCGGCATGACTGCCTCATCCTCCTTCCCCAGGAGGGAGCCCTGGGTTGCTGCATGTTCTCCAGAAACCTCCGGAGCTTCTCGACCCACCGACAGCCCATCTCCCTGTGGGGCTTCTGAGAGCCCTGCAGCTGCCCTCCACGGCCTCGCCTCAGCAGGCCAGGCCAGCCCTCAGGGTCCCCCAGGCAACCGCACCGGGGCGGCCCAGCACCGGAGGGGCCACTCCTTCCCGGGCTCTCATGGGACAGAACCGACTCCGGACCTGGCGGGAGTATCACTCTCCTTCTCCCACTCAGAGTTGCCCCAGAGACCCCCCAAAGCTGCCATCTATGGCTCTGTGATCCCAAGAAGGGCCAGGAAAGGCGGAAGGGACTGTACCATCATTCCGGGATCCTCGAGTTCGCTACCCGCTCCAGGGCAGGACTCTCAAGGATTGACCTCAAACTCAGCAAGGCCTGGCAGCCCCCAAAGCAGCCAGCCGTGGGCCTCCACACACCCCTCGGCGTTTGCCCCAGGATCTCCTGCCCATGGCCCTTCCCCACCCACTGTCTCCGTAGATGAGGGGACCCGTGAGCCTccaccccctcctgccccagagAAGAGGCGCGTCCGCTCTACGGTGGAGGGAGATGGCCCTCGCTCTGCCGTGGTCCCCACGCAGAGACGGTATAGCCATCCTCCGCTGGCCCTAGGTTTAGGGCTGCACGGCCACCCCAAAGGCCCACTGCCCCTAGTTCCTGACCCCCTTGTGGCAAGGCAGCACCGACCCCTGCCCTCTACCCTGGACACCCCCGACCATACTCAGACCTCTTTCTCTCCCAGGCAAAGATACAACAAGCCATTACCCCTAACTCCCGATTTGTCTCAGCCACACCCTGCTCCTGTTTCTTCTTTGAGGAGCTCCAGGATCTACaggcctctccctcctctccctgttgCGAACCCTCCTACTGAACCACCACCGTTACCCCCAAAGTCCAGGGAGAGGAGCAGGCTCACCCAGGGGGGACTCGGAGATTCAGGGGGTCAGGCCAGGACCAGGCCAGTTTGTCAAGAGCGGACCATCTCCACTCCCCATTCTGTGGGACGTGTCTCCTGGCCTCCGGCCACGGGCAGATCGACAGACTCTTCGTCTCCCGCCAGTAGGAGTAAGAGTGAAGTGACCCCTGGCATGGCTTTCAGTAACATGACAGCTCTTGTAAGTCCCCCTTTCCTGACCGCCCCCTGGACTCTGGAGGTCCAGGGACCCACCTCGGAAGAGCCTGAGGTCCCTGCCAGAAGATCTTTCAGAAGGATCTTCCCCCAGGAAGGAGCCAATGGCCTGAGGAGGTCGGATCTAGGGCGAACAAGGCAGCCAGAGAAGCCCAGCCATCCCCATCTGGAGAAGGCGTCCAGCTGGCCTCACAGACGGGACTCAGGGAGACCAGCGGAGGGCAGCAGTGGACAGGTGGGGGTCCCTAGTGAGGGGTCGAGTAAGCACAAGGACTGGCACCGGCAGGGCCTGCGCAGACCCTCCATCCTACCCGAGGGCCCTAAAG GAGGTCCAGCCGTGGAAAAATCCCCTAGCCTTTCAGATGCCATTGTTTTGCG GGAGAAGAAGCCAAAGGAGGTGATGGGAGGCTTTTCAAGACGTTGCTCCAAGCTCATCAATTCCT CTCAGCTGCTTTACCAGGAGTACAGCGATGTGTTTCTGAACAAGGAGATCCAGAGCCAGCAGCGGCTGGACAGCCTGACAGAGGCACCGGGGCCCGCCTCCCCCCGGCAGCCCCGAAAGGCCTTGGTGTCCTCGGAGTCCTACCTGAAACGCCTCTCCATGGCCTCCAGTGGCTCCCTCTGGCAGGAAATCCCCGTGGTGCGCAATAGCACTGTGCTGCTCTCCATGACCCACGAAGACCAGAAACTCCAGGAG GCCAAATTTGAGCTGATTGTGTCCGAGGCCTCCTACCTGCGCAGTCTACATATAGCCGTGGATCATTTCCAACATTCAGAGCAGCTCCGGGCCACCCTTTCCAACCAGTATCATCAATGGCTCTTCTCTCGTTTACAGGATGTGCGTGACGTCAGCACCAT GTTCCTTTCAGACCTGGAAGAGAACTTTGAGGGCAACATCTTCACCTTCCAAGTGTGTGATGTGGTTCTGAGCCATGCCCCCAACTTCCGCCGGGTCTACCTGCCTTATGTCACCAACCAGACCTACCAGGAACGCACCTTCCAAAGCCTGCT GAGTAGCAACAGCAGTTTCCGAGAGGTCCTGGAGAAGCTGGAGAGTGACCCCATCTGCCAACGCCTTTCcctcaagtcctttctcattCTGCCCTTCCAGCGCATCACCCGTCTCAAGCTACTGCTCCAG AACATTCTGAAGAGAACACAGCCTGGCTCCTCGGAGGAAGCAGAGGCCACGAAGGCACACCACGCCCTGGAGGAG CTGATCCGAGACTGCAATAATAACGTCCAGCAGATGCGACGGACGGAGGAGCTGATCTACCTGAGCCAGAAGATCGAGTTTGAGTGCAGA ATATTCCCGCTCATTTCACAGTCACGCTGGCTGGTGAAGAGCGGGGAGCTGACGGCCCTGGAGTTCAGTGTCTCCCCAGGGCTGCGGAGGAAGCTGAGCGCACGCCCAGTCCACCTGCACCTCTTCAATGACTGTCTGCTGCTGTCTCGGCCCCGAGA GGGTAGCCGCTTCCTGGTATTTGACCACGCTCCCTTCTCCTCCGTCCGAGGGGAAAAGTGTGAAATGAAGCTGCATGGACCTCACAAAAACCTCTTCCGACTCTTCCTGCGGGACAACGCACAGGGCTCCCAGGCTGAGTTCCTCTTCCGCACCGAGACTCA aagtGAAAAGCTTCGCTGGATCTCAGCCTTGGCCATGCCAAGAGAGGAGTTGGACCTTCTGGAGTGTTATG AGTCCCCACAAGTACAGTGCCTTCGAGCCTACAAACCCCGAGAGAATGATGAGTTGGCACTAGAGAAGGCAGACGTGGTGATGGTGACTCAGCAAAGCAGTGATG